A window from Mogibacterium neglectum encodes these proteins:
- a CDS encoding SGNH/GDSL hydrolase family protein, with protein MTDICVLGDSISKGIVFDDLKERYAVLNDNFISLLQREFGTTIKNFASFGATITKGLRIFEERYSSIKSHKYTLIEFGGNDCNLNWEQISVTPNAEHLAKTPLSEFKATYEDIIEKTMYAGSRPILLTLPPLERNRFFEWVSRDLNKDNIMKYMGGSTIFIERWHSSYNEMILELADEYGIQVFDIRKPFLELGDYSDYICIDGMHPNAAGHKLIAKYLREELAALE; from the coding sequence GTGACAGATATATGCGTATTAGGAGATTCCATATCTAAGGGAATAGTTTTTGACGATTTAAAAGAGAGATATGCAGTGCTAAACGATAACTTTATCTCTCTTCTGCAAAGGGAATTCGGTACCACGATAAAGAACTTCGCTTCCTTCGGAGCGACGATTACGAAAGGTCTAAGAATCTTCGAAGAGCGCTATTCGAGTATTAAGTCACATAAATATACTTTGATTGAATTTGGCGGAAACGATTGCAATCTCAACTGGGAGCAGATTTCAGTCACTCCTAACGCGGAGCATCTAGCCAAGACTCCGCTATCCGAGTTTAAGGCTACCTACGAGGATATAATCGAGAAGACTATGTACGCTGGCAGTCGCCCTATCCTGCTCACATTACCGCCACTTGAGAGGAATAGGTTCTTCGAATGGGTATCGCGGGATCTTAACAAGGACAATATCATGAAGTACATGGGCGGGAGCACTATATTTATAGAGAGATGGCATAGTTCATACAACGAGATGATTCTCGAACTAGCAGATGAATACGGTATCCAGGTCTTCGATATCAGAAAACCATTTCTAGAGCTCGGAGACTATAGCGACTATATATGTATAGACGGTATGCATCCTAATGCTGCAGGGCATAAGCTTATTGCAAAATACCTCCGCGAAGAGCTGGCAGCTCTCGAGTAA
- the rpsT gene encoding 30S ribosomal protein S20 translates to MANIKSAKKRIRTIEKKTARNIRVKNHVSEAEKAFLTAIKAGDVAEAEKAFKHAEKKFMQAAAKGTFHKNTASRTVSRLAKRLNNLKESK, encoded by the coding sequence ATGGCAAACATTAAATCCGCAAAGAAGAGAATCAGAACTATCGAGAAGAAGACTGCTCGTAACATCAGAGTTAAGAACCACGTTAGCGAAGCTGAGAAGGCTTTCCTAACTGCTATTAAGGCTGGTGACGTTGCAGAGGCAGAGAAAGCATTTAAGCACGCTGAAAAGAAGTTCATGCAGGCTGCAGCTAAGGGTACTTTCCACAAGAATACCGCTTCGAGAACAGTTTCGAGACTCGCAAAGAGACTTAACAATCTCAAGGAGAGTAAGTAA
- a CDS encoding YitT family protein encodes MNISKTSIIDFILITIGMIICGTATYFFMVPSNLAIASVSGVAILIGKFVPLSKAMIILILNLVLLVISWFFVGHEFTIKSIYPSVGLPVVMMILGHFTPNYHGVMNDQFLDMICYLFLCDLGIALMFVRNASSGGLDVLYKMANKYLNIDFGVATSVVGLFISAPAIFIYDPKTGVLSILGTYVTGIIIDHYVFGMTTKLKVCILSKKNDEICEYILNELHSGVTRYEASGGFTGDKFDEINVIVNRNEYAKLMKHLREVDPDAFATVTNIHDVMYRPKRIAKQHIAK; translated from the coding sequence ATGAATATAAGTAAAACCAGTATTATAGATTTTATTTTAATCACGATTGGCATGATAATATGTGGTACAGCGACGTACTTTTTTATGGTGCCGAGTAACCTTGCGATTGCCAGCGTTTCTGGTGTCGCTATTCTAATTGGTAAATTCGTGCCTTTATCAAAAGCGATGATAATACTTATCTTGAACTTGGTACTGCTCGTCATCTCATGGTTCTTCGTTGGTCATGAGTTTACTATTAAGTCCATATATCCTTCTGTAGGATTACCTGTAGTCATGATGATTCTAGGGCATTTTACACCAAACTATCACGGCGTTATGAATGATCAGTTTCTGGATATGATATGCTATTTGTTCCTCTGTGACCTTGGAATAGCACTCATGTTCGTAAGAAATGCATCATCTGGGGGATTAGATGTGCTCTACAAGATGGCTAACAAGTATCTGAACATAGATTTTGGTGTAGCTACATCGGTAGTCGGTTTGTTTATATCAGCACCAGCAATATTCATCTATGACCCGAAGACGGGAGTCCTAAGTATTTTGGGAACTTACGTAACCGGAATTATCATCGATCACTATGTATTCGGTATGACCACTAAACTGAAGGTATGCATACTATCTAAGAAGAACGACGAGATATGTGAGTACATTCTCAATGAGCTTCATAGCGGGGTCACTAGGTACGAAGCGTCGGGTGGTTTTACTGGAGACAAGTTTGACGAAATAAACGTAATCGTAAATAGAAACGAATATGCAAAGCTGATGAAACACCTGCGTGAAGTAGACCCAGATGCGTTTGCGACTGTTACCAATATCCACGATGTTATGTACAGACCAAAGCGGATTGCTAAGCAGCATATTGCAAAATAA
- a CDS encoding LysR family transcriptional regulator, which produces MEAKTIVTFIKAAELGSFSRTANVLGYSQAAVTVQIKQLEDELGTKLFDRMGKGIQLTSSGERFLPYAHQILKANEQARKFMQQDDEIRGTIRIGTTSSMANAYFPTLLREFSETYPHIKLMLKTSDYFDNLYEKLKQNEIDFALFIDRKMVYKDCNTVVDQPEDMIFITSPDNPLAGHKNIPIREVVKSGFITSDQEVSYPRFLDDYCKDNGIDYDPIMEVSSIIAISEIVASSNSVSFIPRSSIVRALEQGRVVALDVDKDFKCRMYSQIVYRREKWIEPHLGLFMEFVRNRIKRIYDEKGDE; this is translated from the coding sequence ATGGAAGCTAAGACTATAGTAACTTTTATTAAAGCGGCGGAGCTTGGTAGCTTCTCTCGCACCGCAAATGTACTAGGTTATTCTCAGGCTGCCGTAACAGTACAGATTAAGCAGCTTGAAGATGAACTTGGCACGAAATTATTCGACAGAATGGGAAAGGGAATACAGCTCACATCAAGTGGAGAGCGGTTTCTCCCTTATGCGCATCAAATTCTTAAGGCAAATGAACAGGCTCGTAAGTTCATGCAGCAAGACGATGAAATACGTGGGACCATCAGAATAGGTACAACATCATCTATGGCGAATGCCTATTTTCCTACGCTTCTGCGTGAGTTTAGCGAGACGTATCCGCATATTAAACTCATGCTTAAGACCTCGGATTACTTCGATAATCTGTATGAAAAGCTTAAGCAGAATGAGATAGACTTTGCGCTATTTATCGATAGAAAGATGGTATACAAGGATTGCAACACTGTAGTTGATCAACCAGAAGATATGATCTTTATCACCTCGCCAGACAACCCACTTGCAGGACACAAAAATATTCCGATTAGAGAGGTTGTAAAGAGTGGGTTTATAACTTCTGATCAGGAGGTAAGCTATCCTAGATTCCTTGATGACTACTGCAAGGACAACGGCATAGATTATGATCCAATTATGGAGGTAAGTTCAATCATTGCGATAAGTGAAATCGTTGCGAGCAGTAACTCAGTATCGTTTATCCCTAGATCTTCAATAGTTAGAGCGCTAGAGCAGGGAAGAGTGGTAGCCCTCGATGTTGATAAAGATTTCAAGTGTAGAATGTATTCGCAGATTGTATATAGGAGAGAGAAGTGGATTGAACCACACCTCGGGCTATTCATGGAATTCGTGAGAAATAGAATAAAACGAATCTATGATGAAAAGGGTGATGAGTAG
- a CDS encoding pyridoxal phosphate-dependent aminotransferase — MVNEKYHGLGTAPSVIRELFAYGLQQAKVVGKENVFDYSLGNPSIPAPAKVNDTIKNLIDTTDSIQLHGYSMAPGFENVRQAIADNLNARFNCNAKANELFMTCGCAPALVSVAHALTTSPEDEFIAIAPFFPEYNVFFTCAGAKLTVVPADTVHFQIDMEALEKTINEHSVAVVINSPNNPSGVVYTEETLKKIAELLERKSKEYGHPIYIVADEPYRELVYDGVKVTFIPNVYDNTIVCYSWSKSLSLPGERIGYVYVPEKCADAKAVYDTVAGAAREIGSVCPPTLIQKVIGECVGEMPDLAAYEENRNLLYNSLTEYGYECAKPDGAFYLFVKAPNGDAVAYSEKAKLDHNLLVVPGDGFACPGYFRLSYCVSNDMIKRSLPAFKAMIESYK, encoded by the coding sequence ATGGTTAACGAAAAATATCATGGACTCGGGACAGCCCCATCCGTAATCAGAGAGCTTTTTGCATACGGTCTGCAGCAGGCAAAGGTAGTTGGTAAGGAAAACGTATTTGATTACTCCCTTGGTAATCCAAGCATTCCAGCACCTGCTAAGGTTAATGATACAATCAAGAATCTCATTGATACTACTGATTCTATTCAGCTTCACGGATATTCAATGGCTCCTGGATTTGAGAACGTGCGTCAGGCAATTGCAGATAACCTCAATGCTAGATTTAACTGCAATGCTAAGGCTAACGAGCTATTCATGACTTGTGGATGCGCTCCTGCTCTAGTATCTGTTGCACACGCACTGACAACTTCCCCAGAAGATGAATTCATCGCTATCGCACCATTCTTCCCTGAGTACAATGTATTCTTTACATGTGCAGGTGCTAAGCTAACGGTAGTTCCAGCAGATACTGTTCACTTCCAGATTGACATGGAGGCACTAGAGAAGACAATTAACGAGCATTCAGTTGCAGTAGTAATCAACTCGCCTAATAACCCTTCAGGTGTTGTTTACACGGAGGAGACTCTTAAGAAGATAGCTGAGCTTCTTGAGAGAAAGAGCAAGGAGTACGGACACCCAATCTACATTGTTGCTGACGAGCCATACAGAGAACTCGTATACGATGGAGTTAAGGTTACATTCATCCCTAACGTATACGACAACACAATCGTGTGCTACTCGTGGTCGAAGTCACTTTCCCTACCAGGAGAGAGAATCGGATATGTATACGTTCCTGAAAAGTGTGCAGATGCTAAGGCTGTATATGACACAGTTGCAGGTGCAGCTCGTGAAATCGGTTCTGTTTGCCCTCCAACACTGATTCAGAAGGTTATCGGAGAGTGCGTTGGTGAGATGCCAGACCTCGCAGCTTATGAAGAGAATAGAAACCTTCTCTATAATTCACTAACAGAGTATGGATATGAGTGCGCTAAACCAGACGGTGCTTTCTACCTATTTGTAAAAGCTCCAAATGGTGATGCTGTTGCATATTCAGAGAAGGCTAAGCTAGATCACAACCTGCTCGTAGTTCCTGGAGACGGATTTGCTTGCCCTGGATACTTCAGACTTTCCTACTGCGTAAGCAATGATATGATTAAGAGATCGCTGCCTGCATTCAAGGCTATGATTGAGTCTTACAAGTAA
- the aroB gene encoding 3-dehydroquinate synthase yields MKLSKLGDLIHEYQNQGTVLIITDTNVAPLYLNEAVFSIESSSLVCESCVIPAGEESKSFETYIKIIEYASLISLTRTDGIVALGGGMVGDIAGFVAATYMRGINFYQVPTTLLAAVDSSVGGKSAINTCFGKNLVGAFHKAKFVLQDTTLLASEDDYVLMDGYAEIIKTACISRNDELFKKLESGNFDIQEIIDDSVAVKAYYVENDENDSEIRHTLNYGHTLAHALEKLSNYEIGHGHAVAKGIAFTASLSYDMGWCSIDCRDRIHALLDKFGYDLSISFPPCDIANAMESDKKRSGNGIKFIVSSDIGQSQIKLISLAQLGEILVTYSEIFTERAAISHRGAPLFAPAKVVSAPPSKSYLHREIIATMLSGNEFNLDDEEPSEDIIATYEAVKQIAEHASSIKTGHTEHSDNSAAGGSKLSIDCKESGTTLRFLLPVVTALGLDANFMLSERLKERPIEQLVIQLKRHGAEIIKDSAGNISVANVPGCRGLSPGEFTFVNPESSQFISGLLFALPILDGDSIIHVYDKFESSSYAMITLDVLNKYGIKIEYTHEKKYWRFKIHGNQSYRFTSILSEGDWSNAAFLLALGALGKTPLRIKNLPLPSKQGDIKVLDLLEDFGITVNCYTDIVDNRSGMVDVFPCRKLTSIPNVDASESPDLVPIIALIASIANGTTVINNAERLRYKESDRLASICSVLKALGANITEMEDRLIIVGTEKLQGAYEGDGYGDHRIIMMIAVSSLVSVDMVKIHGASAAAKSFPNFFEVLHKLGLDDNIELV; encoded by the coding sequence ATGAAATTATCCAAACTTGGAGACCTTATACATGAATATCAAAATCAAGGTACTGTACTCATAATTACGGACACTAACGTTGCCCCACTCTACTTGAACGAAGCAGTTTTTAGTATCGAATCCTCTAGCTTAGTTTGTGAAAGCTGCGTTATCCCCGCGGGGGAGGAATCAAAATCATTTGAGACTTATATCAAAATTATCGAATATGCCTCTCTTATTTCACTCACGAGAACAGACGGAATCGTTGCACTCGGAGGTGGCATGGTTGGGGATATCGCAGGCTTTGTTGCTGCAACGTATATGCGGGGAATCAATTTCTACCAAGTTCCAACAACCCTTCTTGCTGCAGTAGACTCATCGGTAGGAGGAAAATCGGCAATTAATACTTGTTTTGGCAAGAACTTAGTCGGTGCTTTTCACAAGGCAAAATTCGTTCTTCAAGACACGACGCTACTCGCTTCCGAAGATGACTACGTATTAATGGATGGTTACGCAGAAATCATTAAAACTGCTTGCATTTCTAGAAATGATGAGTTATTCAAGAAACTTGAGTCAGGAAACTTCGATATCCAGGAGATAATAGATGACTCTGTTGCCGTGAAGGCTTACTATGTTGAAAATGATGAGAACGACTCTGAAATCAGGCATACGCTGAACTACGGTCATACGCTTGCACATGCGCTTGAGAAACTGAGCAACTACGAAATTGGACATGGTCATGCTGTAGCAAAAGGAATTGCATTTACAGCAAGTCTTTCATATGACATGGGCTGGTGTAGTATCGACTGCAGAGACCGTATACATGCTCTGCTTGATAAGTTTGGATACGACCTTTCCATTAGTTTTCCACCTTGTGATATTGCAAATGCTATGGAGAGCGACAAAAAAAGGTCTGGTAACGGAATTAAATTTATAGTCAGCAGCGATATAGGGCAGTCCCAGATTAAACTTATATCGTTAGCGCAGTTAGGTGAGATATTAGTGACATATAGCGAGATATTTACTGAAAGAGCGGCCATCTCACATCGTGGTGCACCTCTTTTTGCACCTGCGAAAGTTGTATCTGCTCCGCCGTCCAAGTCTTATCTACATAGAGAGATTATAGCAACAATGCTGTCAGGTAATGAATTCAACTTGGATGATGAAGAGCCTTCAGAGGACATAATTGCTACATATGAAGCGGTTAAACAGATTGCAGAACATGCCAGTTCAATAAAGACTGGGCACACGGAACATAGCGACAATTCTGCTGCAGGTGGCTCTAAGCTATCAATCGACTGCAAAGAGAGTGGAACTACACTTCGCTTCCTGCTTCCCGTTGTTACAGCACTTGGACTAGATGCTAACTTCATGCTATCTGAAAGACTCAAAGAGCGCCCAATTGAGCAATTAGTAATTCAACTGAAGCGTCATGGAGCGGAGATTATAAAAGATAGTGCCGGGAATATATCAGTTGCGAATGTCCCAGGATGCAGAGGCTTATCGCCAGGCGAATTTACTTTTGTAAATCCAGAATCATCACAATTTATAAGCGGACTGTTATTCGCATTACCAATCCTAGATGGTGACAGTATAATCCATGTATATGATAAATTTGAATCATCCAGTTACGCGATGATTACCCTCGATGTGCTTAATAAATACGGCATAAAAATCGAGTATACCCATGAAAAAAAATACTGGAGATTTAAGATTCACGGAAATCAAAGCTATAGATTCACATCCATCCTATCTGAAGGAGATTGGTCAAACGCAGCATTTCTACTCGCACTCGGTGCACTCGGTAAAACTCCCCTGCGTATAAAGAACTTACCACTTCCGTCGAAGCAGGGAGATATAAAGGTTCTCGATTTACTAGAAGACTTTGGCATAACCGTAAATTGCTACACAGATATCGTTGATAATCGCTCAGGTATGGTAGATGTATTTCCATGCAGAAAACTAACATCTATTCCTAATGTCGATGCTTCCGAATCACCCGATCTCGTTCCCATTATCGCCCTAATCGCGTCAATAGCTAACGGTACGACAGTCATAAATAATGCCGAGAGGCTGAGATATAAGGAGAGTGACCGCCTTGCCAGTATATGCAGCGTGCTAAAAGCTCTCGGTGCAAATATAACCGAGATGGAAGACAGACTAATAATAGTTGGTACGGAAAAACTACAGGGTGCGTATGAAGGCGATGGATACGGAGACCATCGAATTATTATGATGATTGCGGTTTCATCACTTGTTTCGGTTGATATGGTCAAAATCCACGGAGCTTCAGCAGCTGCAAAGTCCTTTCCTAACTTCTTCGAAGTTCTGCACAAGCTTGGATTAGACGACAACATAGAACTTGTATGA
- a CDS encoding chorismate synthase, translated as MSVYKGQTLTLSIFGTSHGPAIGMTLSGIPSEANINLDVLQDFMARRAPGNSPFSTSRKEPDIPEFVSGLKTGSSRNSRNLTTDGSEIKAIIYNRDVKSSDYSKIANTPRPGHADYTAHVKYGGTEDSRGGGAFSGRMTAPLCIAGGICKQLLAERGIYIHASIHDIHGNAEDPLSEIKKAQVLRDSVGGTILCTISGLEAGYGGPLFEGLEGRIAEIVYAVPAVKGIEFGAGFESTRMYGSENNDEFYYDERGTMCTRTNNCGGILGGISDGMDIEFRVAIKPTPSIARSQKTIVYDSTEEAVIEVHGRHDPCIVPRAVPCVEAAAAVVITDLVLTERTASSTVSKESKELTTASPTSASSFGLVFGDLSHLRSSIDEIDLQLIALIERRLKIAESVAAYKKENNLEIIDSNREASLLKRIRSLSSDDLADLNEDIFKAIIRASCKHQEELLK; from the coding sequence ATGTCTGTTTATAAAGGTCAAACACTCACATTATCAATATTTGGCACATCACACGGTCCAGCGATTGGAATGACTCTATCTGGAATTCCTTCAGAAGCAAATATCAATCTTGATGTCCTGCAGGACTTTATGGCACGAAGAGCTCCTGGAAATAGTCCCTTTTCGACAAGCCGCAAAGAACCTGATATCCCTGAGTTCGTGAGCGGTCTAAAAACTGGAAGTTCTCGAAATTCAAGAAACCTTACTACAGATGGATCCGAAATAAAGGCGATAATCTACAATAGAGATGTAAAGTCCTCAGATTATTCAAAGATAGCGAATACACCTAGACCTGGGCACGCCGATTACACAGCACACGTAAAGTACGGTGGAACGGAAGACTCACGAGGCGGCGGAGCATTCTCTGGCCGCATGACTGCACCGCTATGTATAGCAGGCGGAATTTGCAAGCAGCTACTTGCGGAGAGAGGAATTTATATTCACGCTTCAATCCACGACATTCATGGAAATGCAGAAGATCCTCTATCCGAGATAAAAAAAGCTCAAGTACTTAGAGATTCTGTCGGTGGAACGATTTTATGCACCATCAGTGGATTAGAGGCTGGATACGGCGGGCCGCTATTCGAAGGACTTGAAGGCCGAATTGCCGAAATCGTATATGCGGTACCTGCGGTCAAGGGCATCGAATTTGGCGCTGGCTTTGAGTCGACACGCATGTACGGAAGTGAAAATAACGATGAATTCTACTACGATGAGCGTGGCACGATGTGCACCCGAACAAATAACTGTGGCGGCATACTAGGCGGGATCAGTGATGGCATGGATATAGAGTTCCGCGTGGCAATAAAACCGACACCCTCTATTGCGAGGTCACAGAAGACCATAGTATACGATAGTACAGAGGAGGCTGTAATCGAGGTTCACGGAAGGCACGATCCCTGCATAGTACCGCGAGCTGTTCCTTGCGTAGAGGCAGCCGCTGCAGTTGTGATAACTGATCTAGTTTTGACAGAAAGAACTGCTTCATCTACAGTTTCTAAAGAATCAAAGGAACTAACGACGGCATCACCTACTTCAGCTAGCAGCTTCGGTCTCGTTTTCGGAGACCTCTCACATCTTAGATCATCGATTGATGAGATAGATCTGCAATTAATCGCTTTAATTGAAAGAAGGCTGAAAATCGCTGAATCAGTTGCAGCATACAAGAAAGAAAATAACCTTGAAATAATTGATTCAAATAGAGAGGCATCACTGCTGAAAAGGATACGTTCCCTTTCCAGCGATGACCTAGCAGATTTAAACGAAGATATATTTAAGGCAATTATTAGAGCAAGCTGTAAGCATCAGGAAGAGTTATTAAAGTAA
- a CDS encoding flavodoxin domain-containing protein, producing MSKKAIVIYNSKRGATKQYAEWIASELGCTLVSLENLDYGALGQFDVVIFGSWLRGSGIVGFDKFRKQITGFADKLIIFVTGISEYNPQNYQQICEINFKEEINMQNTLLYFCPGRYIPSEVKGLDKFLMAISKKVLISGATDRSSESAANKMVDAIVNGIDNVDKRYTEQVLRAARKRLKDES from the coding sequence TTGAGCAAAAAAGCGATAGTTATATACAATTCAAAACGCGGCGCTACTAAGCAGTATGCAGAGTGGATTGCCAGTGAGCTAGGGTGCACATTAGTATCTCTTGAGAACCTTGATTATGGTGCACTAGGGCAGTTCGATGTTGTGATTTTTGGTAGCTGGCTAAGGGGAAGTGGAATAGTTGGATTTGATAAGTTCAGAAAGCAGATTACTGGATTTGCTGACAAGCTGATTATTTTTGTCACAGGAATTTCTGAATACAATCCCCAGAACTATCAACAAATTTGTGAGATTAACTTCAAAGAAGAGATAAATATGCAGAATACTCTACTTTACTTCTGTCCAGGTAGATACATACCGAGTGAAGTTAAGGGACTTGATAAGTTCCTCATGGCAATATCTAAAAAGGTGCTTATATCAGGAGCTACAGATAGATCTTCGGAGTCAGCCGCCAATAAGATGGTCGATGCTATAGTAAACGGCATAGATAACGTGGATAAACGTTATACAGAACAAGTGCTAAGGGCAGCACGAAAGAGACTAAAGGATGAGTCATAG